A genomic region of [Eubacterium] eligens ATCC 27750 contains the following coding sequences:
- the atpC gene encoding ATP synthase F1 subunit epsilon: MATSSFYLKVISANRVFFAGKCRSLIVPEFDGQKEILAHHEDMVIAIDEGQMKFQPEGSDEWIHAVVGMGFVEIVNNRVTLLVETAEKPEEIDVRRAEEAKQRAEERLRQKQSIHEYYHSRAALARAMARLKATSGK, translated from the coding sequence ATGGCTACAAGTTCATTTTATTTAAAAGTAATATCAGCTAACCGGGTGTTTTTCGCTGGCAAATGCCGTTCTCTGATTGTGCCTGAGTTCGATGGACAGAAGGAAATTCTTGCCCATCATGAAGATATGGTTATTGCAATTGATGAAGGTCAGATGAAGTTCCAGCCAGAGGGCAGCGACGAGTGGATTCATGCTGTTGTTGGAATGGGATTTGTTGAAATCGTCAACAACCGTGTAACTCTTCTTGTTGAGACAGCAGAAAAGCCTGAGGAAATCGATGTAAGAAGAGCAGAGGAAGCTAAGCAGAGGGCTGAGGAGAGACTTCGCCAGAAGCAGAGTATCCATGAGTATTATCACTCAAGAGCAGCACTTGCAAGAGCTATGGCAAGACTTAAGGCAACATCTGGAAAGTAG
- the atpH gene encoding ATP synthase F1 subunit delta — MTQAAVNNAIVLHRLSVSREDVRRADELYSKTSELQKILTNPEIPLAKKYDIIDKVFALDDTKELMKNFIKEMCKLGYCDEMRDIFDSYYRIDDEANHILKAELISADSSDEDDNAKQAQDFLKSRYPDYTIELTKTVDADLLGGYLIRAHHKEYDRSFEGRFCQLERKLTGR, encoded by the coding sequence ATGACGCAGGCAGCAGTAAATAATGCAATAGTTTTACACCGGTTGTCTGTGAGCAGAGAGGATGTAAGAAGGGCTGATGAGTTATACAGCAAAACTTCAGAACTTCAGAAAATTCTCACGAATCCTGAAATACCTCTTGCAAAGAAATACGACATCATTGATAAAGTATTTGCACTTGATGATACCAAGGAGCTTATGAAGAATTTTATTAAAGAAATGTGTAAGCTTGGTTATTGTGATGAGATGAGAGACATATTTGATTCATATTACAGAATTGATGATGAAGCAAACCACATTTTAAAAGCAGAGCTTATAAGTGCAGACAGCAGTGATGAAGATGATAATGCAAAGCAGGCACAGGATTTCTTAAAGAGCAGATATCCGGATTATACAATTGAACTGACAAAGACAGTGGATGCGGATCTCTTAGGCGGATATCTTATAAGAGCGCATCACAAGGAATACGACAGAAGTTTTGAAGGACGTTTTTGTCAGCTTGAAAGAAAATTAACTGGGAGGTGA
- the atpD gene encoding F0F1 ATP synthase subunit beta, with amino-acid sequence MSNKGKIIQVMGPVVDVAFEDENLPAIRDALEVNNGDKKCVMEVAQHIGNDTVRCIMLASSEGLCRDMEVTATGSGIKTPVGEKTLGRLFNVLGEAIDGKEQPDAEEKWEIHREPPTFEEQNPAEEILETGIKVIDLLAPYAKGGKIGLFGGAGVGKTVLIQELISNIATEHGGYSIFTGVGERSREGNDLWTEMKESGVLEKTALVFGQMNEPPGARMRVAETGLTMAEYFRDEKHQNVLLFIDNIFRFTQAGSEVSALLGRMPSAVGYQPTLATEMGELQERIASTKNGSVTSVQAVYVPADDLTDPAPATTFAHLDATTVLSRKIVEQGIYPAVDPLDSTSRILEPDIVGEEHYEVARKVQEILQKYKELQDIIAILGMEELADEDKVTVFRARKIQKFLSQPFHVAENFTGIPGVYVPLKETIRGFKAIIDGEMDEYPENAFFNVGTIDDVIKKAEKMQ; translated from the coding sequence ATGAGTAATAAAGGAAAGATTATACAGGTAATGGGACCTGTTGTCGATGTAGCGTTCGAAGATGAGAACCTTCCGGCAATCAGGGACGCACTTGAAGTTAATAATGGTGATAAAAAATGTGTGATGGAAGTTGCACAGCATATCGGTAATGATACAGTCCGTTGTATCATGCTTGCTTCCAGTGAAGGTCTTTGCAGAGATATGGAAGTAACAGCTACAGGCAGCGGCATTAAGACTCCTGTTGGAGAGAAAACTCTTGGCCGTCTCTTTAATGTATTAGGAGAGGCTATTGATGGCAAAGAACAGCCAGATGCGGAGGAAAAGTGGGAAATCCACAGAGAACCTCCAACATTTGAAGAACAGAATCCTGCAGAAGAGATTCTTGAGACAGGTATCAAGGTAATTGACCTTTTGGCACCTTATGCAAAGGGTGGTAAGATTGGTCTGTTTGGTGGTGCCGGGGTTGGTAAGACAGTTCTTATTCAGGAACTTATCAGCAATATTGCAACAGAACATGGTGGATATTCAATATTCACAGGTGTAGGAGAAAGATCAAGAGAAGGTAACGACCTCTGGACAGAAATGAAAGAGTCGGGCGTTCTTGAAAAAACTGCCTTAGTGTTTGGTCAGATGAATGAACCACCTGGAGCACGTATGCGTGTTGCTGAGACAGGACTTACAATGGCTGAATATTTCCGTGATGAGAAGCATCAGAATGTGCTTTTATTCATTGATAATATATTCCGTTTCACACAGGCTGGTTCAGAGGTTTCAGCACTTCTTGGACGTATGCCTTCAGCCGTAGGTTATCAGCCAACACTTGCAACTGAGATGGGTGAATTACAGGAGAGAATTGCTTCTACAAAGAATGGTTCTGTAACATCAGTACAGGCAGTATATGTACCTGCCGATGACCTTACTGACCCTGCACCTGCAACAACATTTGCACATCTTGATGCAACTACAGTTCTTTCAAGAAAGATAGTTGAACAGGGTATCTACCCGGCAGTAGACCCTCTTGATTCTACATCAAGAATTCTTGAGCCGGACATTGTAGGTGAGGAGCATTATGAGGTAGCAAGAAAGGTTCAGGAAATCCTCCAGAAGTACAAGGAATTACAGGATATCATTGCTATTCTTGGTATGGAAGAGCTTGCAGATGAAGATAAGGTTACAGTATTCAGAGCAAGAAAGATTCAGAAATTCTTATCACAGCCATTCCATGTTGCTGAGAACTTCACAGGTATTCCTGGTGTATATGTTCCATTAAAGGAGACTATAAGAGGTTTCAAGGCAATTATTGATGGTGAGATGGACGAATATCCTGAGAACGCATTTTTCAATGTAGGAACTATAGATGATGTTATTAAAAAGGCTGAGAAGATGCAGTAA
- a CDS encoding formate/nitrite transporter family protein codes for MLSMKEAIENYVEGCVGKVDCPAYKLFMKAILAGMMIAFGAAGSSVAAHDIVNVGIARLVAGVVFPMGLMMVVMTGAELFTGDCLAIMATVQKKHTALKLIRMLIVVYLGNLLGSLMLTCIDYVSGQYNYSSGILGAYTIKVALGKCNLDFTTALASGILCNILVCAAVMLAARAKDVTGKLLCCFFIILLFVVSGYEHCVANMYYVPAGMIAKLNPLYVKDAMEQYGYTAQQLSTLNIPNFIFNNLIPVTIGNIVGGMAFFGIPLMYINGVGGKKA; via the coding sequence ATGTTATCTATGAAAGAAGCGATAGAGAATTATGTGGAAGGTTGTGTTGGGAAGGTTGACTGTCCAGCATACAAGCTTTTTATGAAAGCCATACTTGCAGGAATGATGATTGCATTTGGCGCAGCCGGAAGCAGTGTGGCAGCACATGATATCGTCAATGTAGGAATTGCACGTCTGGTTGCAGGAGTTGTATTCCCAATGGGACTTATGATGGTTGTTATGACAGGAGCAGAACTTTTTACAGGAGACTGTCTGGCAATTATGGCAACTGTACAGAAGAAGCACACAGCACTTAAGCTTATACGAATGCTTATTGTAGTATATCTGGGAAATCTTCTTGGCTCGTTAATGCTTACATGTATTGATTATGTAAGCGGGCAGTATAATTATTCATCGGGAATACTTGGTGCATATACAATTAAAGTAGCACTTGGAAAATGTAATCTTGATTTTACAACAGCGCTTGCATCGGGAATATTATGTAACATACTTGTGTGTGCAGCAGTTATGCTTGCGGCACGTGCAAAGGATGTAACCGGAAAACTGTTATGTTGTTTTTTTATAATACTGCTTTTTGTTGTAAGCGGTTATGAGCATTGTGTTGCTAATATGTATTATGTACCTGCAGGAATGATAGCAAAACTTAATCCGTTATATGTGAAAGATGCTATGGAGCAATATGGTTATACAGCACAGCAGCTTAGTACATTGAATATACCGAATTTTATATTTAATAATCTTATTCCTGTTACAATAGGTAATATTGTGGGAGGAATGGCATTCTTCGGAATACCGTTGATGTATATTAATGGTGTTGGTGGAAAGAAGGCGTGA
- a CDS encoding alanine/glycine:cation symporter family protein, whose translation MFSKINTILVTIDAYVWGIPLIVLILSVGLFLTIRLKGVQFTNLGRAFKYIFKDETDGKHGEVSSFAALCTALSATIGTGNIVGVATAIVSGGPGALFWMWLAALVGTATKYAECLLAVKFRQVDEDGHVVGGPFNYIEHGMGPKWKWLAKIFAFFGIGVGLLGIGTFTQVNGISSAVNNFFDSNNAWTVSLFGRTYSWTVVISCLILTFCVALVLIGGIQRISKVAQVIVPFMAATYFLAGILIILFNITDVPAAILTIVQSAFGLKAAAGGALGAMVVAMQKGIARGIFSNEAGLGSAPIAAAAARTNEPVRQGLVSMTATFIDTIIICSITGIAIVLTGAYDMGLEGVAVTTKAFQLGLPFPDGVASFILMLCLVFFAFTTILGWDYYSERCLEYLTNGKKKCIKAYRWIYILCVFIGPYMTVSAVWTIADIFNGLMAIPNLIALVALSGVVAKETKDYLDRIKKKEID comes from the coding sequence ATGTTTAGTAAAATCAATACTATTCTCGTTACTATTGACGCATATGTCTGGGGAATTCCACTCATTGTCCTTATACTTTCAGTTGGTCTGTTTCTTACTATCAGACTTAAGGGTGTTCAGTTTACTAATCTTGGACGTGCTTTTAAGTACATTTTCAAAGACGAAACTGATGGAAAGCATGGTGAAGTGAGCAGTTTCGCAGCACTATGTACAGCACTTTCAGCAACAATCGGTACAGGTAATATCGTAGGTGTTGCTACTGCTATTGTCTCAGGCGGTCCTGGTGCATTATTCTGGATGTGGCTTGCTGCCTTAGTTGGTACTGCTACCAAGTACGCAGAGTGTCTCTTAGCAGTTAAGTTCAGACAGGTTGACGAAGACGGTCATGTTGTTGGTGGTCCTTTTAACTACATTGAACATGGTATGGGACCTAAGTGGAAATGGCTTGCCAAGATATTTGCTTTCTTTGGTATAGGCGTTGGTCTTTTAGGAATTGGTACATTTACACAGGTGAATGGAATCTCTTCTGCTGTTAATAATTTCTTTGATTCTAACAACGCATGGACTGTTTCATTATTTGGAAGAACATATTCATGGACTGTAGTTATAAGCTGTCTTATCCTTACATTCTGTGTTGCTCTTGTTCTTATTGGTGGAATCCAGAGAATTTCTAAAGTTGCTCAGGTTATTGTTCCTTTCATGGCTGCAACATATTTTTTAGCAGGTATTCTTATTATTTTATTTAATATTACAGATGTTCCTGCTGCCATCCTTACAATTGTGCAGAGTGCATTTGGTCTTAAGGCCGCTGCTGGTGGTGCCCTTGGTGCCATGGTTGTAGCTATGCAGAAGGGTATTGCAAGAGGTATCTTCTCTAATGAGGCCGGTCTTGGTAGTGCACCTATTGCCGCTGCCGCTGCCCGTACCAATGAACCTGTACGTCAGGGTCTTGTATCTATGACAGCTACTTTTATTGATACTATTATCATCTGTTCAATTACAGGTATTGCAATTGTTCTTACAGGAGCTTACGATATGGGACTTGAAGGTGTTGCAGTAACAACTAAAGCATTCCAGTTAGGACTTCCATTCCCTGATGGAGTTGCTTCATTTATTCTTATGTTATGTCTCGTATTCTTTGCATTTACAACTATTCTTGGCTGGGATTATTATTCTGAGCGCTGCCTTGAATACCTTACTAATGGTAAGAAGAAATGCATCAAGGCATACAGATGGATATATATCCTCTGCGTATTCATCGGCCCTTACATGACTGTATCTGCCGTATGGACAATTGCAGATATATTTAACGGTCTTATGGCTATTCCTAACCTTATAGCACTTGTAGCATTAAGCGGTGTAGTTGCTAAGGAAACTAAAGATTATCTTGACAGAATCAAGAAAAAAGAGATTGATTAA
- the atpG gene encoding ATP synthase F1 subunit gamma produces MANTKEIQDRIKSINDTLKITNAMYMISSSKLKKSKKMLSDTEPYFFTLQSEMSRILRHIPDISSIYFKTNEDKDAADKKVGYIVITADKGLAGSYNHNVLKIAQEQLEKNPNHSLFVLGELGRHYFEQRGIEIEKQFHYTVQNPTLNRARNISEEIIELYRKGELDEVYIIYTSMINAIQEETQIEQLLPLKKADFNIQIPVDFKREELALKPSPEVVMDRIVPDYIVGFVYGALVESFSCEQNARMMAMEAASKSAKDMLHDLDIQYNRARQASITQEITEVIAGAKSQKKKRKK; encoded by the coding sequence ATGGCAAACACAAAGGAAATTCAGGATCGAATAAAAAGTATCAATGATACATTAAAGATTACTAATGCCATGTATATGATTTCTTCTTCCAAGCTTAAGAAATCTAAGAAAATGCTTTCAGACACGGAACCATACTTTTTCACTCTGCAGTCAGAAATGAGCCGAATCTTAAGACATATACCTGATATAAGCAGTATATATTTTAAGACAAATGAGGATAAAGACGCAGCGGATAAAAAGGTAGGCTACATAGTTATTACTGCTGATAAGGGACTTGCAGGTTCATATAACCATAATGTTTTAAAGATTGCGCAGGAGCAGCTTGAAAAGAATCCTAATCATTCATTATTCGTATTAGGAGAACTTGGACGACATTATTTTGAACAGCGCGGTATTGAGATTGAGAAGCAGTTCCACTATACAGTTCAGAATCCTACTCTTAACAGAGCAAGAAATATTTCAGAAGAAATAATAGAACTGTACAGAAAAGGTGAACTTGATGAGGTGTATATCATATACACAAGCATGATTAATGCTATTCAGGAGGAAACACAGATTGAACAGCTTCTTCCTCTTAAGAAGGCAGATTTCAATATCCAGATACCGGTTGATTTCAAAAGAGAGGAACTTGCATTAAAACCTTCCCCAGAAGTAGTTATGGACAGAATTGTTCCTGATTATATAGTTGGTTTCGTATACGGAGCTTTGGTAGAGTCATTCTCCTGCGAACAGAATGCCCGTATGATGGCGATGGAGGCTGCATCAAAGAGTGCAAAGGATATGCTGCACGACCTTGATATACAGTATAACAGAGCCAGACAGGCTTCAATCACACAGGAAATAACTGAGGTTATCGCTGGTGCGAAGTCGCAGAAGAAGAAACGAAAGAAATAA
- a CDS encoding type II toxin-antitoxin system YoeB family toxin, whose amino-acid sequence MCSRRITDEHRLTYNMDMNQNLIIYSCKFHYED is encoded by the coding sequence ATGTGCAGTAGAAGAATCACAGACGAACACAGACTTACGTATAATATGGACATGAACCAAAATCTGATAATATATTCCTGCAAGTTCCATTATGAAGATTAG
- a CDS encoding formate--tetrahydrofolate ligase, with translation MKTDIEIAQEAVMEPIKNVAARCGISEDDLELYGKYKAKISDEYINSVKGNEDGKLILVTAINPTPAGEGKTTITVGLGEAFGKLGKKAVIALREPSLGPCFGIKGGAAGGGYAQVVPMEELNLHFTGDFHAITSANNLCAALLDNHIQQGNELGIDPRCVTWKRCMDMNDRVLRNIVVGLGSKVDGTVREDHFVITVASEIMAVLCLATDMKDLKERLGKMVVAYNYQGQPVTAADIKAVGSMAALLKDALKPNLIQTLEHTPALVHGGPFANIAHGCNSVRATKTALKMADYVITEAGFGADLGAEKFFDIKCRKSGLKPDAVVLVATVRALKYNGGVPKTELSAENLDALKKGIVNLEKHIENLQKYGVPVVVTLNAFVSDTQAELDYIQKFCEDKGCEFALAKVWEKGGEGGIELAEKVLKTLETKKSNFHCLYETDQPVKAKIETIAKEIYGAGSVNYSAAANKQIAQLEQLGFGNLPICMAKTQYSLSDDPTLLGRPEGFEMNVREAYVSAGAGFIVVLTGSVMTMPGLSKSPAAYNIDVNDDGVITGLF, from the coding sequence ATGAAGACAGACATTGAAATTGCACAGGAAGCAGTAATGGAGCCAATTAAGAATGTTGCAGCCAGATGCGGCATAAGCGAGGATGATCTTGAATTATACGGAAAGTATAAGGCTAAGATATCAGATGAGTACATCAACAGTGTCAAAGGCAATGAAGATGGAAAGTTAATTCTTGTTACAGCCATAAATCCAACTCCGGCAGGAGAGGGAAAGACAACAATTACTGTAGGGCTTGGAGAAGCATTTGGAAAGCTTGGCAAGAAGGCAGTTATAGCACTTCGTGAGCCATCACTTGGTCCATGTTTCGGTATCAAAGGTGGAGCAGCAGGTGGTGGATATGCACAGGTTGTTCCTATGGAAGAATTGAATCTGCATTTTACAGGCGATTTCCATGCAATCACATCAGCTAACAACTTATGTGCAGCACTTCTTGATAACCATATACAGCAGGGCAACGAACTTGGAATTGACCCAAGATGTGTTACATGGAAAAGATGTATGGATATGAACGACCGTGTTCTTAGAAATATAGTTGTAGGTCTTGGTTCTAAGGTTGACGGAACTGTAAGAGAAGATCATTTTGTTATCACAGTTGCGTCAGAGATTATGGCAGTATTATGTCTTGCAACAGATATGAAGGATTTAAAGGAAAGACTTGGCAAGATGGTAGTTGCTTACAATTATCAGGGACAGCCTGTTACTGCTGCAGATATCAAGGCAGTAGGTTCAATGGCAGCATTGTTAAAGGATGCATTAAAGCCTAACCTTATCCAGACACTTGAACATACTCCTGCATTAGTACATGGTGGACCATTTGCTAATATCGCACATGGATGTAATTCAGTAAGAGCAACTAAGACTGCACTTAAGATGGCAGATTATGTTATCACAGAGGCAGGATTTGGAGCAGATTTAGGTGCAGAGAAATTCTTCGATATAAAGTGCCGTAAGTCAGGCTTAAAGCCAGATGCAGTTGTATTAGTAGCAACAGTAAGAGCACTTAAGTACAACGGTGGAGTACCTAAGACAGAATTATCAGCAGAGAATCTTGACGCATTAAAGAAGGGAATCGTAAACCTTGAAAAGCATATTGAGAATCTTCAGAAATATGGTGTGCCTGTAGTTGTTACACTAAATGCGTTTGTATCAGATACACAGGCAGAATTAGATTATATACAGAAGTTCTGTGAAGATAAAGGCTGTGAATTCGCCCTTGCCAAAGTATGGGAAAAGGGTGGAGAAGGCGGAATTGAGCTTGCAGAAAAGGTTCTTAAGACACTTGAGACAAAGAAGAGCAATTTCCATTGCCTGTATGAGACAGACCAGCCAGTTAAAGCAAAGATTGAGACAATTGCCAAAGAAATATATGGCGCAGGAAGTGTTAATTATTCGGCAGCAGCTAATAAGCAGATTGCACAGCTTGAACAGTTAGGATTTGGTAATCTTCCAATCTGTATGGCTAAGACACAGTATTCGCTTTCAGACGATCCAACATTACTTGGCCGTCCGGAAGGATTTGAGATGAATGTAAGAGAAGCATATGTATCAGCCGGTGCAGGCTTCATAGTAGTGCTTACAGGTTCAGTAATGACAATGCCAGGACTTTCAAAATCACCAGCGGCATATAATATAGATGTTAATGATGATGGGGTAATAACTGGGTTATTCTAG
- a CDS encoding YhgE/Pip domain-containing protein gives MKNIFKIIRADLRHIKTNVIALCVIIGLTVIPALYSWFNILSNWDPYGQASTSRIKVAVVSVDKGTSLEGTELNVGDTIIDALKTNNTIGWQFVASSDEAIEGVYSGEYYAALVVPENFSKNLISFLSDSMEHPQLKYYCNQKANAIAPKITDKAKTAVQQQVNQTFIDTIVSTIAGTGDSVIKDSDKETGSLMDAVINRLTSARTTLSTYDVILNSMLAITDLTSSISSSSNSAAPQVYTQLQLQQQQLITLQALVNGNSAESLNELSSALSNQMSQIQSIMSSLTELYSDMNMDVADLSAAIKLTSGSLTQTKELLSDLETKLDNAINTLNTITEQDTYGLLSEMLNANANTLGDFLSAPVNITTEQVYAVKSYGTSASPFYTILALWFGGLILVAIMHTPVHPAPDIPADAKRYEKFFGRYFIFFAVGQLQALLITLGNLLYIGIQCYHPFLYWVACAFSSFVFTFFMYSLTVAFGNIGEALGIVLLVIQVAGSGGTFPIEVLPNAYQIIYRFLLFPYSMDALRECIAGMYRYDYIKNLAFLSIYIVVSLIIGLFLQKPFEKLNHMIERSKEKSGVML, from the coding sequence ATGAAAAATATATTTAAGATTATACGGGCTGACCTTCGCCACATAAAAACAAATGTAATTGCACTATGCGTAATTATCGGTCTTACCGTTATTCCTGCATTGTATTCGTGGTTTAATATCCTGTCAAACTGGGATCCATATGGACAGGCTTCCACAAGCAGGATTAAAGTTGCCGTTGTATCTGTTGACAAAGGTACTTCTCTTGAAGGAACGGAGCTTAATGTCGGTGACACCATAATTGATGCACTTAAAACTAATAACACTATCGGTTGGCAGTTTGTTGCTTCATCAGATGAAGCAATCGAAGGCGTATACAGCGGTGAGTATTATGCAGCCCTCGTTGTTCCAGAGAATTTTTCCAAGAATCTTATAAGCTTCTTAAGTGATTCCATGGAACATCCTCAGTTAAAATATTACTGTAACCAGAAAGCAAACGCTATTGCACCTAAGATAACAGACAAGGCTAAAACAGCAGTTCAGCAGCAGGTTAACCAGACATTTATAGATACAATCGTATCTACGATTGCCGGAACTGGCGACTCAGTTATCAAAGATTCAGATAAAGAAACCGGTTCTCTTATGGATGCAGTTATTAACAGACTTACATCCGCAAGGACTACACTTTCAACATACGATGTAATTCTTAACTCAATGCTTGCAATTACTGACCTTACATCATCAATAAGCAGCAGTTCAAACAGTGCTGCACCGCAAGTTTATACACAATTACAGTTACAGCAGCAGCAGTTAATAACCTTACAGGCACTTGTAAATGGTAATTCCGCTGAATCTTTAAATGAATTATCATCTGCTCTTTCAAACCAGATGTCCCAGATTCAAAGCATTATGAGTTCATTAACAGAGCTTTATTCTGACATGAACATGGATGTTGCAGACCTGTCTGCTGCAATTAAGCTTACATCGGGCTCACTCACTCAGACTAAAGAGCTTCTCAGTGACCTTGAGACAAAGCTTGATAACGCAATTAATACATTAAACACAATCACTGAACAGGATACATATGGTTTATTATCAGAGATGTTAAATGCAAATGCCAATACTTTGGGAGATTTTCTCTCTGCACCTGTAAATATAACAACAGAGCAGGTATATGCTGTTAAAAGCTATGGAACAAGCGCTTCACCATTCTACACAATACTTGCACTGTGGTTTGGTGGACTTATACTTGTTGCTATTATGCACACACCTGTGCATCCTGCTCCGGACATTCCAGCAGATGCAAAGAGATATGAAAAATTCTTCGGAAGGTATTTTATCTTCTTTGCAGTAGGACAGCTTCAGGCACTGCTTATAACACTTGGAAATCTTCTCTACATAGGAATCCAGTGTTACCACCCATTCCTTTACTGGGTTGCATGTGCATTCTCAAGCTTCGTATTCACCTTCTTTATGTACAGCCTTACTGTTGCATTTGGAAATATCGGTGAAGCACTTGGAATTGTCCTGCTCGTTATACAGGTTGCCGGCTCAGGCGGTACATTCCCTATAGAAGTACTTCCTAACGCCTACCAGATAATATACCGATTCCTGCTCTTCCCATATTCAATGGATGCATTAAGAGAATGTATAGCAGGAATGTACAGATATGATTACATTAAGAATCTCGCTTTTCTTTCTATATATATAGTTGTTTCGCTGATTATCGGATTGTTCTTACAGAAACCATTTGAGAAGCTGAATCATATGATTGAGAGAAGTAAGGAGAAGTCGGGGGTAATGTTGTAG
- the atpA gene encoding F0F1 ATP synthase subunit alpha, with amino-acid sequence MTPVGAISATDIISIIQSEIENFNWDEASRETGNVIWVGDGIATVYGIDHAMYGEIVVFDNGVKGMVQDIRENEIGVILFGRDTGIKEGTKVVRTKKKAGIPVGSAFVGRVINALGEPIDGKGDIKEEDYRPIEEDAPGIVDRKSVSTPMETGILSIDSMFPIGRGQRELIIGDRQTGKTSIATDTIINQKGKGVICVYVAIGQKASTVAKVVSTLTKHGAMDYSIVVSSTASDPASLQYIAPYAGTAMAEHFMHQGKDVLIVYDDLSKHAVAYRALSLLLERSPGREAYPGDVFYLHSRLLERSSRLSDALGGGSITALPIIETQAGDVSAYIPTNVISITDGQIFLETNLFNSGMRPAVNVGLSVSRVGGAAQTKAMKKASGSIRIDLAQYREMEVFTQFASDLDDATKAQLQHGKALMELLKQPLCHPLSMHEQVMTLVMANNGVFDEIPTKEVKKHQTELLEFIDLKHPEIGKQIEDEKEINDELVKNILEAVKEFA; translated from the coding sequence GTGACCCCTGTGGGCGCAATTAGTGCAACAGATATTATCTCCATTATCCAGAGTGAGATTGAGAATTTCAATTGGGATGAAGCAAGCCGTGAGACCGGTAATGTAATATGGGTCGGTGATGGAATTGCTACTGTATACGGTATTGACCATGCAATGTATGGTGAAATCGTAGTATTTGATAATGGAGTAAAAGGAATGGTTCAGGATATCCGTGAGAATGAGATAGGTGTTATCTTGTTTGGCAGGGATACAGGAATCAAAGAAGGAACTAAGGTTGTAAGAACCAAGAAAAAAGCCGGAATTCCGGTAGGCAGCGCATTTGTAGGAAGAGTAATCAATGCACTTGGCGAGCCTATTGATGGAAAAGGCGATATTAAAGAAGAAGATTACAGACCAATTGAGGAAGATGCTCCTGGTATCGTAGACCGTAAGTCTGTAAGCACACCAATGGAAACAGGAATACTTTCAATTGATTCAATGTTCCCAATTGGTCGTGGACAGCGAGAACTTATCATTGGTGACCGTCAGACTGGTAAGACATCAATTGCCACAGATACAATTATTAACCAGAAAGGTAAAGGTGTTATCTGTGTGTATGTTGCAATCGGACAGAAGGCATCTACAGTTGCCAAGGTTGTATCAACACTTACTAAGCATGGTGCAATGGATTATTCAATTGTTGTATCTTCAACAGCGAGTGATCCCGCATCACTTCAGTATATAGCTCCATATGCAGGTACTGCAATGGCAGAGCATTTCATGCATCAGGGAAAAGATGTTCTTATTGTATATGATGATTTGAGCAAACATGCGGTAGCGTATAGAGCACTTTCCCTTCTGCTTGAAAGATCACCTGGACGAGAGGCTTATCCTGGAGATGTATTCTATCTTCATTCAAGACTTCTTGAAAGATCAAGCCGTTTAAGTGATGCGTTAGGTGGAGGCTCAATAACAGCACTTCCTATAATAGAGACACAGGCTGGTGATGTATCAGCATATATTCCAACAAATGTTATCTCTATCACAGATGGTCAGATATTCCTTGAAACTAATTTGTTTAATTCAGGTATGAGACCAGCCGTTAATGTAGGTCTTTCGGTTTCACGAGTTGGTGGTGCAGCCCAGACTAAGGCAATGAAGAAGGCATCAGGAAGCATAAGAATTGACCTTGCACAGTACAGAGAGATGGAAGTATTTACACAGTTTGCATCAGATCTTGATGATGCAACTAAGGCACAGTTACAGCACGGAAAAGCCCTTATGGAGCTTTTAAAGCAGCCACTCTGCCATCCACTTTCAATGCATGAGCAGGTTATGACACTTGTTATGGCTAACAACGGCGTATTTGATGAGATACCTACTAAGGAAGTTAAGAAACACCAGACAGAATTACTTGAATTCATAGATCTCAAGCATCCTGAAATAGGAAAGCAGATTGAAGATGAGAAAGAGATTAATGATGAGCTGGTTAAGAATATTCTGGAAGCAGTAAAAGAATTTGCATAA